From one Bacteroidota bacterium genomic stretch:
- a CDS encoding acetyl-CoA hydrolase/transferase family protein, translating into MYTTPNYISAEQALSCIKSGDRVFVHGSACTPTHLLKHLAERSNQIHDVELVFISVYGDMHVDKPEHRDSFSMNSMFVSNSIRQDVNSGFADYIPVFLSEIPELFKRGILGLDVALVQVSPPDKHGYCSLGVSVDIARTAVNMAKYVVAQVNPQVPRTHGDSLIHASRFHAMVYVNEPLHEASFGEKVGKDEMKIAEHIAGLIEDRSTLQMGIGAIPDAVLKALTNHKDLGVHTEMFSDGLIPLFESDVVNNKYKKIHPNTTVSGFALGSRKLYDYVDDNPAFEFLDIDYVNEPSVIKQNDKVVAINSAIEVDITGQVCADSIGIIQYSGVGGQMDFMRGAALSEGGKPIIALTSRTAKGVSRIVPVLKPGAGVVTTRAHVHYLVTEYGIAYLFGKNLRQRAKALIEIAHPDDRAALHQSCFERFKLFV; encoded by the coding sequence ATGTATACAACGCCAAATTATATTTCTGCCGAACAGGCATTAAGCTGCATTAAATCGGGTGATCGCGTTTTTGTTCATGGCAGCGCATGTACACCAACACATTTATTAAAACATCTTGCCGAAAGAAGCAACCAGATTCACGACGTAGAATTGGTATTTATCAGTGTGTATGGAGATATGCATGTAGATAAACCGGAACATCGCGACAGCTTTTCGATGAACAGTATGTTTGTTTCTAACAGTATCAGACAAGATGTAAATAGTGGTTTTGCAGATTACATTCCCGTTTTTTTAAGTGAAATTCCGGAGTTATTTAAACGCGGTATTTTAGGGTTAGATGTTGCGTTAGTGCAAGTTTCACCTCCTGATAAACATGGTTACTGCTCTTTAGGTGTTTCAGTTGATATTGCACGAACCGCAGTAAATATGGCAAAATATGTTGTTGCGCAGGTAAATCCGCAGGTGCCACGCACACATGGCGACAGTTTAATTCATGCATCCCGTTTTCACGCTATGGTATATGTAAATGAACCTTTGCATGAAGCTTCATTCGGTGAAAAGGTAGGGAAAGATGAAATGAAAATTGCCGAACATATTGCGGGATTAATTGAAGACAGAAGTACATTACAAATGGGCATCGGTGCTATTCCTGATGCCGTGTTAAAAGCACTTACCAATCACAAAGATTTAGGTGTACACACAGAAATGTTTTCTGATGGATTGATTCCGTTATTTGAATCGGATGTAGTGAATAACAAATACAAAAAAATACATCCAAATACTACAGTATCAGGGTTTGCCTTGGGTTCAAGAAAATTGTATGATTACGTTGATGATAATCCGGCTTTTGAATTTTTAGATATCGATTATGTAAATGAACCATCTGTAATTAAACAAAACGATAAAGTAGTTGCAATCAATAGTGCTATAGAAGTAGATATAACAGGTCAGGTTTGTGCTGATTCAATTGGTATTATTCAGTATTCGGGTGTGGGTGGACAAATGGATTTTATGCGTGGTGCGGCGTTAAGTGAAGGCGGAAAACCGATTATTGCATTAACATCGCGCACTGCAAAAGGTGTTTCACGAATTGTGCCTGTATTAAAACCGGGAGCCGGAGTAGTAACAACCAGAGCACATGTACATTATCTTGTAACTGAATATGGTATTGCTTATTTGTTTGGAAAAAATTTACGTCAACGCGCAAAGGCTTTAATTGAAATTGCACATCCGGATGATCGAGCAGCATTGCATCAATCCTGTTTTGAACGATTTAAATTATTTGTATAA